The sequence CCAGCTGGCGCAGGTGCGCATGGTCGCCGAGGCCGCACAGCACGTCCTGCTGTGGCCGCTGCCGGAGCAGATCGGCTCGATGAAGATCGCCTGTCTGTACTTGGCCGCCGAGGCCGAGGCGCAGATCGGCGGTGACCTGTACGCCGCGACCCCCACCGACAGCGGAGTGCGGGTCATGATCGGCGACGTACGCGGCAAGGGCCTGTCCGCCATCGGCGAGGCAGCCCTCCTCATCGGAGCCTTCCGCGAATCCGCCCACCACCACACCACCCTGCCCGCCCTGGCCGCCGCCCTGGAACAGAGCGTCGCCCGCAACCTGCCCAACCTCGGGCCCGAGGAAGAGATGGGCGAGCGGTTCGCGACCGTGATGCTGTTGGAGATCCCTGACGACGGCCACATCAGCCGGATCCTGAGCTGCGGCCACCCCCCGCCCCTGCTGCTCGCTCCGGGGGGCGCTGTCACAGTTCCTGTGCACCCCGCGCCCCCGCTCGGGATCCAGGGGCCGACACCCGGGGCGTACACCGTCGACGTCTTCACCTTCGAGCCCACCGACACCCTCCTGCTCTACACCGACGGCGTCATCGAGGCCCGGGATGCCGACGGCGTCTTCTACCCGCTCATGGAACGTGCGGCCCAGTGGGCCGGGAGCAGCCCCGAAAAGCTTCTGCACCACGTCCGCCGTGATTTGCTCGACCACGTCGGAGGACGTCTCAACGACGACGCGGCACTCATCGCGCTGTGCCACGCGTCGAGCACCCCCCGAGTGCACCGCCACGGTCCGGACCTTCATCTCGGCGGATTCGGCCACGGCGGAAGATCGGTTCCTCACTGAGGCACACCATGCCGCCGGGACGGCGGAGCGACTGGATGTGCGTCTGGCGCCGATGACGGCCCGGGCGCACGGCACGTTGCCGTGGGCGACCACCAACATCACCGTGGTGGTGCATGGTTGACGGCCGTACGGCGGGAGCGGCGTGTGTGACGGACGCGAGGGGGCTCCGGCCGAGACGGCAGCGGTCCCACCCGCACCTCATCGCTTCGGCCCCGCATGCGGGCTGATCGCCCATGGCCCCTGGATCTCCTCCCTCGGACCCTCACCGTCATCGCGGCTTCGAGCGGCCCGCTCCGTTCGTCATCCGACGCTCCGCCGGGGACAATGGGACTCCCGGGCCGGGTGAGGTGGTGGTGATGCCCGCTTGGCATCTGCGCGACTATCACGAAGACGATCTTGACCAGGCCATTCAGATCTGGGACCAGAGCCGCCAGGCCGACGAGGACCGGGTGTTTCCGGTCTCGGAGGTGATGGCCGCGGCCAAGGCCGGTCAGACGGCGGTGGTCGCCGAGATCGGCGACGAGCTGGTGGGCATGGCCGTGGCGCAGGCGAGCGGCAGGCGGGGGTGGATCCTGCTGGTGGCACTGTCCTCCCGGTGGCGCGAGCGCGGGATCGGGAGCGCGCTCCTCGCCGAGCTCGAACGACGTCTGCGGACCTTGGGTGTGCGCCACA is a genomic window of Streptomyces griseochromogenes containing:
- a CDS encoding PP2C family protein-serine/threonine phosphatase; this translates as MDVRRSFAGVRRPWQSSHALLLIPIVLILVITVTDQLVPADVHLGPLLVIAPALTASFAGPGLTGLIGFLAVGAQMYIGWHFGVLFSRNVLVQILALTVLSAMTVFYCVMRERRLRQLAQVRMVAEAAQHVLLWPLPEQIGSMKIACLYLAAEAEAQIGGDLYAATPTDSGVRVMIGDVRGKGLSAIGEAALLIGAFRESAHHHTTLPALAAALEQSVARNLPNLGPEEEMGERFATVMLLEIPDDGHISRILSCGHPPPLLLAPGGAVTVPVHPAPPLGIQGPTPGAYTVDVFTFEPTDTLLLYTDGVIEARDADGVFYPLMERAAQWAGSSPEKLLHHVRRDLLDHVGGRLNDDAALIALCHASSTPRVHRHGPDLHLGGFGHGGRSVPH